Genomic window (Roseivirga sp. 4D4):
CCATTCTTATCATTGACAAGTACTATGATGAGTACTAGGGAGAATACAAATAACAGGACCCTTACCCATGATAAGGAAGTGTAACGGGACTTGGCCTCAGATGCTTCTTTTTGGAATTCAGCTTGTCTTTTTTCGAAGGTACTTTGGATAGAATCTTTCAATGAATCAGAAGTTTGCTCCATGTGCTTACGGATAAATCAGCAGATGGATTTAGAGGTGCGCTAAGCTAACAAAATGATGCATGCTTTCTATTTAGAATTTCTTTATATCTTGGGCTTTTACTGAAAATACTGTCTGTGGCAATAGAAGAAAGTGAGTTGCTCGAAGCCTTTTCAAATGGCGATAATGCAGCTTTCGAAAAACTCTTTAATATGTACTATGAACCTGCTTGCAGGTACGTTATCCGGATTATTCGGGATAGCGATACTACCGAAGAGATTGTTCAGGCCACATTTGTGAACTTATGGGAAAAGCGATCGATGATTCGATCTGACATAAGTTTTAAATCCTACGTTTTCCGAGCGGCCTACAATACGGCTTTGAATTACATCAAGCACCGCAAGGTGGTTTCTACCTACGTTTCTAAGAAACAGGATCGTATTGTGGAGATTCAAAGGGAGTTTGTGAGTCACCAACCCGATTTTGAACTTCAAAAACGGATCAAGGACGCTTTAGAAGATTTGCCACCGCAATGTCAACGGGTTTTTAGGCTTAGCCGAGAGGAAGGCTTGAAATACCATGAGATTGCTGAAGAGCTGGGAATCTCCAAGAAAACGGTAGAAGTGCACATGGGAAAGGCCCTGAAGCTGTTGAGAGCTAGTTTAAAGGACTACTTAGTCTTTTTTCTGCCGATTATCACATTGCTATAGGGGTGTCTATGAGGTTGGTTGTTAAGTTTGTGAATAGAAAAAAATAGGTGATGGAAGAGCTGATGGTCAAATATTTGGCTAATGAGTTAAGCGAAGAAGAGAGATCAGAGTTTGAGAAACAACTCGTTGATAACGAGGATTTAAAAATTGAACTCGAAGATTATCTCAATTTGTGGGCTGAGGGAGAGCAGTCTGATGATTTGTCATTTGATAAATCACAGGCATGGAATGCCGTTGCTGATCAGATAAAACCACAAACTAGAATTGTCTCAATCGAACGAAGACCGAAGTATACGTTCTTAAAAATAGCCGCGACTTTATTGATCGTGCTTACTGCCGGATACTTCTTATCCGAAACCGGTAGAAATGGTGTGAATAGTCTTATTGGTATTTCTTCATTGACTGAAGTTACGACTGAGGCTGAAATGAAGGAAGTGACATTACCAGATGGTTCTATTGTAAAGTTGAATGCTAATTCAAAATTGGCATATGCCAAAGGTTTTGGAGAAACTCATAGAAATGTAACACTAGATGGTGGGGCTAACTTCGATGTAGAAAGAATCGAAAGCCTACCTTTTGTTATTGGCGCAAGCAAAGGCAAAGTGGAAGTGTTGGGCACAAGTTTTGACGTCAAGGCATACCCCGGAAAAAGTGTAGAGCTAAATGTGACTGAGGGTACGGTCAAGTTTTCTTCTGTAGAAAAAGAAGAACAGGCTGAGGTTGTAAATGCAGGTGAGATGGCAATGCTTTCTGAAGATGGGGCGTCCATTGAAAAAGACATTGTTGTTGACCAAAACTATGCGGCCTGGTGGACAAGAAAGCTTGTTTTTGAAAAAACTCCGTTTGAAAAAGTAATTAAGAACTTGGAGGAAACTTATTGGGTTAAGATCGATTACAGTGATGCTTTGCACAACTGTGAACTGACCGCGACTTACGAAAATAAGTCTTTGGATAGTGTTTTGGATTTAATACAAGTGACCTTCGTTAATAGCCAATTAAAAGTCGTTCGCACCAAAGAAAATCAGATAAAATTAGAAGGAAAGGCATGCGCTAATTAAATTGGTGCATGGTCAGGAGCTTTTTAGTTTCTATTCTATTCCTAACATCCTATCAACTTTCAGCACAAGAGTCTAGTGAATCTGTGCTGGATGACGTTATTACCATACAGTTTAATGGAACGTCCATACCGGCTTCTCTTAGGCAACTAGGCAAGCTTTCTGAGGTCAATTTTTCTTACAATAGTAACATCATTCCCAGAGATGTTAAGATCTCAAAAGCGTATAGACAAACAACTGTCAGGACTATCCTTACAGAAATTCTTTCCGAGGCCAGTCTTTATTTTCGAGAGGTAGGCAACACTGTCATTATTCTAAAAAGAGTATACAGTGAGCGTAAGATCATTGGCCAGGTCATCGATATTGAGACGAGAGCACCACTGCATTATGTGAATGTATTCATAGAGAGAAGTACCCTAGGAGCCGCCACCGACAGCGAAGGTAACTTTGAAATTGACGATATCCCGGATATCGGCTTTAACCTCATAGTGTCCTATGTGGGTTACAAAACGAAGGTAATTCCCTTCAACTACAAGCATGACGTAGATAATTCCAAGTATATCATAGAAATGCAGATAGACCCTGTGGTGCTCGAAAGTATTCAGGTGGTGGGAAAGGCTAGGAAGAGATTTAAGAGAGATGATCGGGAGCTTCTTAAGCGTTTTAGGAGAGAGTTTCTTGGTAGGTCTGATAATGCCAAGAAGTGTGTGATTGTCAATCCTGAGGTACTGAACTTTCAGTACTTAGATGAGGATGATAATTATAAAGTCACTGCTGATGATATCCTCTATGTAGAAAATCGCGCTCTAGGTTATCGTATTGGCTATCTACTCGAAGAGTTTCGTTTTCAGAATGGCTTAAAGCTAAATATCGGAAGTGCCAAATTTCAGGAGTTAGAAACAAAATCTCGAAAGCGCTATAATAAGTGGGAGATTGAACGTGAAAAAGCGTACAATGGCTCCGTTCAGCATTTTTTAAACGCCATGATCAATGACAAGCTTGACGAGGAGGGTTTTGAACTCAATTTGGTTCAATATGATTCTGTCACATCTGAGTATACCACACCGCTCAATCCTCCTCCCGCCAATGAAATTTTGACCCTAGAAAAAACCGACAAAGAGTTTTTATACACCCTTCATGCGAAATCAGATGTTGAGGTTACCTATAAAGGCGAATTTGAAGCCAATGCTTATAAGAAGCTTTATAGAAGTACCTCAAAAAGTGGTAATTATAAATACACTGACAAAAAAGTTAGGACTTCCATCTCTCTCACTGATAGTCAAAGTCTGTCGAGTTATCAGACCTTTGGTTTTGATGTAACCGATGTTGATCTTTTTCAAAAGTCGATCATCTTTTTTATAAACTATGATACTGAGATTGGATATCCAGGACAGTTCAAAAACCCTCGCGAAGTGCTCTTTGGAGGCTGGTGGCGTTGGGGCGCTTTTTCAGACTGGCTACCTCTGAATTATAAGCCTGACTAAGAAAAGATATTATAAGTCAGCAATGCCGAAAGATAGGCCACGGCAGTCATGTAAACCATTTGGATGATGGGCCATTTCCACCCCTTAGTTTCCCGATATACTACGGCTATAGTGCTCATACATTGCATGGCAAAGGCATAGAATACCATTAGCGAAAAGCCCAGCGCCATAGTGTACATGGGTTTTCCAGTTTTTGGATTGATCTCCTTGCTTAGTTTTTCCTTGATTGTCAGTTCGTCATCTTCGTTAGCGCCAATGCTGTAAATGGTAGACATTGTGCCTACGAATACTTCGCGTGCAGCAAAAGAAGTGATGAGAGCAATGCCAATCTTCCAATCATAGCCTAGCGGCTCAATGGCGGGTTCTATCACTTTGCCAAATGATCCTGCTAGTGAATGCTCGAGTTTATAGGCATTCAGGGCGATTTCATAATCTGCGTTCGTGACATCTGCAGGTAGTTCCTGCCGCACATAAGTATCTGCATTCTTGAAGTTATCACTAAAGCCGTAAGAGGCTAAAACCCAAAGTAAAATAGAGATAGCAATAATTACTTTTCCTGCCTCAACTACGAAGGTTTTAGACTTTTCAAAAATTGTGAGGCCCACATTTTTCCACTGAGGAATTTTATAGCCCGGAAGCTCCATTACAAAGTAGCCTTTGTGCTTTGTCTTTAAAATGAACTTCATGGCCAATGCTGATAAAATTGCAGCAAAGAAGCCGAGTAGGTATAAGCCTGTTAACACGAGGCCTTTGAGGTTGAATAAGCCGAAAACATAATCATCAGGCACTACCAAGGCGATTAGCAAAGTATATACCGGAAGCCGTGCCGAACAACTCATGAAAGGTGTCACAAAAATCGTGATCAAACGGTCCTTCCAGTTCTCAATATTTCTAGTGGCCATAATGGCCGGAATAGCACATGCCATGCCCGAAACCAATGGCACAACGCTTTTTCCATTAAGGCCAAAGTTTCGCATTACACGATCCATAAGAAAGACCGCTCTAGACATATAGCCAGACTCTTCGAGAAGTGAAATAAAACCAAATAGTATGGCAATTTGTGGGATAAAGACCAGCACACCCGCTAAACCGGCAATGATTCCATCAGTGAGCAAGTCGTTGACGACACCTTCAGGCAAAGCGCCCTTAACCCAGTCGCTAAAACTAGCCAAAGAGCCTTCAATTAAGTCCATTGGCCCTTCAGCCCAGGCAAAGATCGCTTGGAAAATTAGCGTTAGTAGGGCAAGGAAAATCAGGTAGCCAAAGACTTTGTGCGTGGTTATTCTATCTATCCTTTGTGAAAGCGTTGCTTTTTTGGCATCATTGGATTGTTTGATGTTTCGGTCTACGATGTCCGAAATCAGTGCATACCTGCCCAAAGTTTCTTGTGATTGCGTAGGCACATCGTAGAAACCATTTTCTTTCTTAATCTCTTCAATTCTTTGTCTCTCGGACTCTGCCAGAAACTTCAACCTGACACTTTGCTGAGCATATTGAAAGGCTTGATAGTCCTCATGAAGGGTGAACTCACCTTTAATGTCATCAATAGTCTGCTCAGCCAAGCCTTTTACTTGATAGAACGGTTTCTTGGACTGAACAAGAGGCTGAATCAGTACATTTTTTAAGACCTCGACTCCGTCTCCAGTATGGGAATTCGTTGGGATAATCTTGACTCCCAAATCAATTGATAAGCCTCTAAGGTCAATTTTCAGCTGTCTTCTCTCAGCTACATCCATCATATTGAGCACCAGAACCATCGGAATGTTCAGATCACGGATTTGAGTGAAGAGCAGTAGGTTTCTTTTGAGATTTGAGGCGTCAGCTACAACGATAATGACATCTGGGTGCTGATCATGACCCTTGTCCAAAAGCACCTCCTGAACGATTTGCTCATCGAGTGTTTTTGGGTAGATGCTATAGGTTCCAGGAAGATCAATTAACTCTGCTTGTTGGCCATTGGGCAGTTTCATCCTGCCAGATTTTTTATCAACCGTTACACCAGGAAAGTTTCCAGTCTTTTGTTTAAGGCCTGTCAATAAATTGAACAGTGTAGATTTCCCAGAATTAGGGTTTCCTACAAGTGCTATTTTAAGGTTTTTGCTGGTTGACATCTTATGCTTCTTCAAGAAGGATACTTGAAGCTTCAATTTTGCGAAGTGAGAGTTGGTAGCCCGCAACTTCTATGGCAATTGGATCGCCAAAAGGAGCTATAAGTTGGAGTGAGATTTCGGCTCCTGGTAAGCAGCCCATTTCCATGAGCTTTATCGATAGTACGTCATCGGTAAAACCTTTGATAATCCCCTTTTCGTGGATTTTGAGATGGGTTAGATTCCTCAATCTTTATTTAGATTAATTATAAAGAGCGCAATTTAGCAGTGAAGCTTGGCTTTACAAAGTGATAATTATCTTTTGTCTGGACTCAGTATCCAATCAGAGTGTCTTAATGACTGCCATTTGACCTGAGTGAGATCCGTTTGGCTATCTATCAACCGGACATTGGGCCCTTGGTTCAAACGTGTAAAGGCATCAACCCGAATTTCAACATCTCCTAAGCCCTCTTCTTGATAGTGTTTTTCGAGATATTGGGCAAACTGCCAAATCATATCTGGTTTTCCCACTATAGCTCCAGATTGCTTTCTTGTAAGAAACTTACTAGGGGTAACGGTCCAGGTGGAGTCTAGTGTTGTGGAGTTTACTTTAAAAGTCGTGTTGCCTGATTTATACCGAAGCATCATTCTCCAGGCCAATCTGTGGCCCTCCTCTGTATAGAATACGTCACCTTTATACAAATGGTGCCTCAAGGGAAGGTAAAGTTGTAGAATGAAATAACACAGAAAGAGAAATGCTATGGACAACCTCCTCATGGTAATTTGAGGTACGTTGAGGGAATCAAAATTGACAATAGGTTTCTTTTTGAAGAATATCTTCCTGATCAATTCGGGCTCAAAGAAGAATACAGATAAGCCAATCATCAAATAGGGAAAAATGCCTATTTGAAATACCACCGAGTTAAACAGATGGAAGAATATAGAGATAATAAATGCAGCTCTTCGGGTTTTCTTATAAAGGAAAAAGTAGATGATCAAACCATCGAATGCGATTCCCCCAATCACGACCGCCTTTTGTAGCCATGGTTCTTGAAGCAGGCTACCAATAAGCCAGTAGTCGCTCTTGCCTAGAAAATTCATGGCAATAAAGTCGCCTTCGAGCCACCCTGGATAAAATTTGTGTAGAGAGGCAAAGGTGTAGACAATCCACATTTGCAGAATGAAAATGCTAATGCACCAGCGGGGACAAGTGGTTGAAACTATGGCATTTTTTCTTTTTGCATCAATAGAGGCATAAGCATGAGCCGGCAAAAAGAGCATAAAGACGCAAAGAAGAATGAGGAAGTAGTAGTGATTATTGTAAGCGGACTTCTGCATCCAGTAGACCAAAGTCCAAAGCAGAGTAAAGCCTGCTATTCCGATGCGATAGTAAAAGCCAAACATGACCATCAACCCACAGATAGCCATTAACCCAAAGTGGATGTACATGGCATAACCATCAGGTGCTTGTAGCCACTCAAAGCCAATGATGGTGAAGTTAAATTCAGGCTCGATCAGAACTTTTCTTACCCAGCCGGTGAGTATTGCTCCGAAAGATTCTGCAAACAGCAGAAACCCAAAAATGATTCTGAAAAGAATCAAGGGGGCATTATCTACAGGTTGAAATTGCTTTCTTATCCAGATCAAATCGCTCAAATTTGAATCAATTCATCTAATTTACGGTTATAAAACCATGTCCGAAAAGAAAAAGAAGTCTATTGAAAAGCCAGTTCAAAAGAAGGTTCTTAAACAACCGAAAGAGAACGAATTGAATCTTGATGATAATCAGGAGCTTGACTTTGGCGGATTTCCAAAGGATGTTTCTTTAAAAAGAAATATAGGCTGTGGCGGCTAACTACTCCGAATAAAAGACTCTTTTTACGCGACCACTAATGTTGGTCAAAACTTCATAAGGTATTGTATTTCCCCATTCGGCAAGTTGACTCACGGTTGGATTACTACCAAAAATCACCACTTCATCACCTACTGTTACTGATAAGTCGGTAACATCGATCATGGTCATGTCCATACAGATGTTTCCCACCGTTTTGGCTCTTTGACCATTGACTAAAACATATGCATTGCCATTGCCAAAATATCTAAGGTAGCCATCGGCATAACCAATAGCGATGGTGGCAATAACCATATCATTAACTGCTTTCCCTTTTCGGCCGTAACCTATGGTTTCTCCCGCCTTTACGGTTCGAACTTGTGAGATTACTGTTTTCAAGGTGGCGGTATTTTGAAGTTTGTCTGCGTGTAAGTCACTCACCTCAATGCCATGTAGTCCAATGCCCAGTCTCACCATATTTTCTTGAAATGCATTATGCCGAACGATCCCTCCGGAGTTCAAAATATGTCTTATTGGCCTATGATTAAGGGCTGTTTCAATCCGATTGGCATATTCACGGAATAAGCTGACTTGCTCTTGTGTAAAGCCCTCATGTGTCTTTTCTTCGGAAGCTGCTAAGTGTGAAAAGACACTTTTTATTTTGATGTGAGGGTTGTTTTGAATCTTTTGGATTAAGGCGTCAATATCACCCTCATTGAAACCCAAGCGATTCATACCAGTGTTGAGTATGAGGTGTGCCGGTAAAACCTTGTTCACAAATCGATAGGCTTTAAGAAATGCCTCAAGTTGTTCCAGACTATAGATTTCAGGTTCAAGATCATACTCGATCAGCTTGTAAGGGTCATCTTGCGAAGCATTCATCACCATAATGGGCAACTTAACTCCATCTTGTCGCAACATTACCCCTTCATCGGCATAGGCAACGGCCAAATAGTCGACTTTATGGAATTCCAGCAGCTTACTAATTTCTGAACTACCCGCCCCATAGGCTAGCGCTTTGACCACAACCATCACTTTGGTTTCAGGCTTGAGCAAAGATCTATAGAAATTGAGGTTGTGCGTCACCGCATCTAAATTGATCTCAAGAACGGTCTTATGGCCTTTATCAGCCAAGGCCATTGAAATTCTTTCGAAGGCGAACTGGCGTGCTCCCTTTATAAGGATCAACTCTTTCTGAAACTGAGTTTGAGAGAAAGACTCAAGAAAACTCCCTGTGTCTTTATAAAACTCAGTAGGTAGGCTAAAGGCCTCTTTGTTTGCCGATAGTTGAGGACCTATGGCGATCAACTTGTCTATACCCTTCTGAAGAAGGAGCTTATTGAGCTCATGGTAAAATTGGAGTGACGCCTTATTTTGAATAAAGTCTGATAGAATGATCGATCTCTTGGTCAACTGTCTTTGTTGGTCCATAAAGTCCAGCGCTTTATTCAAGCCCTCCAAGTCATTATTATAGGTGTCATCAATGAGATAGGTATTGTTAATGCCCCGCTTCAGCTCTAAGCGCATCTTGATCGGGTTGATCATAGAGATGCCCTTTTGTATTTGAGCTTCTGTAAGTCCTATGTAAAGTGCGCAGATGATGCTATGAATTAGGTTTTCTAAAGACGCTTGATCTCTAAATTCGGAATCGAAAGAATAATGGTTGTTCCTAAAATAAACCTCAAGGTTTTGATGGTCGGTGATCTTGACTTGCGCAGTCGAATTGCTACCAGGGCTGGTGGACCAGCTAACTTTCTCCCCTGTGAAAGATGAGTTTATGGCGGCAGATACTTTGGTATGCTCTGTCCGAAAGATGAGTGCTTTGCTCTTCTCAAAGAGTTTTAGTTTCTCAGATATCTTTTGGTCTTCAGAGTCAAAGAATTCATCGTGGGCGGTGCCGATATTGGTGAAAATACCAATGGAAGGAGATAGCACTGATGCCAACTTAGCCATCTCATTGGGTTTTGATATTCCCGCTTCGAAAACACCAATATCATGCTTTTCAGAAAGTGGCCAAATAGAAAGTGGAACCCCAATTTGCGAGTTATAGCTTTTAGGGCTTTTGATCACATCATGCCTTACGGAAAGTATGGTCGATAACCATTCCTTTACTATGGTCTTACCATTGCTTCCCGTAATGCCGATGACTTCTTTGGTGAAGGCTTTCCTTTTTGTTCTAGCAATGGCTTGAACAGCAGCAACCGAAGATTCTACCTTAAGTATGTTGCAATCAGGGATAGGGCTGATGTCTCTCTCGACAATGAAATTTTTGATGCCCTTGGTAGAGAGCTCGGAAATAAAGTCATGACCTTCATGGTTAGGTCCTGATATGGCGATGAAAAGTTCGTTCGGCAAACCTTTGGCAGACCTACTATCCAGAGATAAATCGACAATGTCAACTTCAACTCCCTTACTCAATATCGAGGCGTCAATGATTTTGGCTATAGCTCCAATTTTCAATTCAAAAGGGATTAAAAGAGTTTAGCTCCATTTGGAACGGGAATATCTACCGTAGAGAGTACAACGTCTCCATTTTCATCCGGAAATCCAGTAATTAATATTTCAGACATTAATTTTCCAATCTGCTTGGGCGGAAAATTTGTAACACAAATCACCTGTTTGCCAATTAGATCGTCTATGTCATAGTGCTTTGTGATTTGGGCACTTGATTTTTTCACACCAATCTCGGCCCCAAGATCTACGTGAACAATATATGCAGGATGTCGTGCTTCAGGGTAGTCCTCTGCTTTGACTATGGTCCCAATATTCAATGAAACCTTTTCAAAATCTTGCCATGTAATAGTGCTCATAAGTACGTTGGGAAGAAGATAATCGATATTTACCAAACAAAAATTTGGCCTTGGCGTTAAGCTAGTTACAAAATTTTGTTATTTTTATGGCCCTTAAAAGAGTAAACTATGCTGAAAAAGGTCACAGTATTGGTAACAACTTGCTTTATAGGATTGTGTTTCACTAGTGTAGCGGCATTCGCTCAAGAAGGTGGTGAAGAAGATCCAGAAGAAGAAGTAATCGTTAACACCGATTCTTCTAGCACTGAAATATTGTTAGAAGAGGGCAAGCCTGAACCAGTTGGTGATATATTGAGAGGTCAGCCCGAAGATAGCCCTACAACGACTCCCAAGCCCATTATCATTGATCGTGTGGCTCCAAAGTTAGTTACTCCTCCAGTGAATAATTCTGAAAAGGTGAAAACGAAAGACGGAAAATCTGACGTTTCATTTAATATTTTCTATTACCTGTTCTACAAGTTCAAGCACGTAGACGGCTGATCCGTTATCCTAATATTCTCCGTTTGTAATTATTATTTGCAATACCGTTGCAAAAACCTATACTTTTGCTCCATGCTTAGGGGCCCTTTGTCAATTTTTCTGATTTTTCTTCTCGCGGCAGGCATTTCGAATGCCCAAACCCACTGTGTTTATGATATTAAGGGAAGAGTGATTTCCGCTGAAAGTGGTAAAG
Coding sequences:
- a CDS encoding bifunctional UDP-N-acetylmuramoyl-tripeptide:D-alanyl-D-alanine ligase/alanine racemase, coding for MKIGAIAKIIDASILSKGVEVDIVDLSLDSRSAKGLPNELFIAISGPNHEGHDFISELSTKGIKNFIVERDISPIPDCNILKVESSVAAVQAIARTKRKAFTKEVIGITGSNGKTIVKEWLSTILSVRHDVIKSPKSYNSQIGVPLSIWPLSEKHDIGVFEAGISKPNEMAKLASVLSPSIGIFTNIGTAHDEFFDSEDQKISEKLKLFEKSKALIFRTEHTKVSAAINSSFTGEKVSWSTSPGSNSTAQVKITDHQNLEVYFRNNHYSFDSEFRDQASLENLIHSIICALYIGLTEAQIQKGISMINPIKMRLELKRGINNTYLIDDTYNNDLEGLNKALDFMDQQRQLTKRSIILSDFIQNKASLQFYHELNKLLLQKGIDKLIAIGPQLSANKEAFSLPTEFYKDTGSFLESFSQTQFQKELILIKGARQFAFERISMALADKGHKTVLEINLDAVTHNLNFYRSLLKPETKVMVVVKALAYGAGSSEISKLLEFHKVDYLAVAYADEGVMLRQDGVKLPIMVMNASQDDPYKLIEYDLEPEIYSLEQLEAFLKAYRFVNKVLPAHLILNTGMNRLGFNEGDIDALIQKIQNNPHIKIKSVFSHLAASEEKTHEGFTQEQVSLFREYANRIETALNHRPIRHILNSGGIVRHNAFQENMVRLGIGLHGIEVSDLHADKLQNTATLKTVISQVRTVKAGETIGYGRKGKAVNDMVIATIAIGYADGYLRYFGNGNAYVLVNGQRAKTVGNICMDMTMIDVTDLSVTVGDEVVIFGSNPTVSQLAEWGNTIPYEVLTNISGRVKRVFYSE
- a CDS encoding RNA polymerase sigma-70 factor, whose translation is MAIEESELLEAFSNGDNAAFEKLFNMYYEPACRYVIRIIRDSDTTEEIVQATFVNLWEKRSMIRSDISFKSYVFRAAYNTALNYIKHRKVVSTYVSKKQDRIVEIQREFVSHQPDFELQKRIKDALEDLPPQCQRVFRLSREEGLKYHEIAEELGISKKTVEVHMGKALKLLRASLKDYLVFFLPIITLL
- a CDS encoding carboxypeptidase-like regulatory domain-containing protein, encoding MVRSFLVSILFLTSYQLSAQESSESVLDDVITIQFNGTSIPASLRQLGKLSEVNFSYNSNIIPRDVKISKAYRQTTVRTILTEILSEASLYFREVGNTVIILKRVYSERKIIGQVIDIETRAPLHYVNVFIERSTLGAATDSEGNFEIDDIPDIGFNLIVSYVGYKTKVIPFNYKHDVDNSKYIIEMQIDPVVLESIQVVGKARKRFKRDDRELLKRFRREFLGRSDNAKKCVIVNPEVLNFQYLDEDDNYKVTADDILYVENRALGYRIGYLLEEFRFQNGLKLNIGSAKFQELETKSRKRYNKWEIEREKAYNGSVQHFLNAMINDKLDEEGFELNLVQYDSVTSEYTTPLNPPPANEILTLEKTDKEFLYTLHAKSDVEVTYKGEFEANAYKKLYRSTSKSGNYKYTDKKVRTSISLTDSQSLSSYQTFGFDVTDVDLFQKSIIFFINYDTEIGYPGQFKNPREVLFGGWWRWGAFSDWLPLNYKPD
- a CDS encoding HTTM domain-containing protein — protein: MIWIRKQFQPVDNAPLILFRIIFGFLLFAESFGAILTGWVRKVLIEPEFNFTIIGFEWLQAPDGYAMYIHFGLMAICGLMVMFGFYYRIGIAGFTLLWTLVYWMQKSAYNNHYYFLILLCVFMLFLPAHAYASIDAKRKNAIVSTTCPRWCISIFILQMWIVYTFASLHKFYPGWLEGDFIAMNFLGKSDYWLIGSLLQEPWLQKAVVIGGIAFDGLIIYFFLYKKTRRAAFIISIFFHLFNSVVFQIGIFPYLMIGLSVFFFEPELIRKIFFKKKPIVNFDSLNVPQITMRRLSIAFLFLCYFILQLYLPLRHHLYKGDVFYTEEGHRLAWRMMLRYKSGNTTFKVNSTTLDSTWTVTPSKFLTRKQSGAIVGKPDMIWQFAQYLEKHYQEEGLGDVEIRVDAFTRLNQGPNVRLIDSQTDLTQVKWQSLRHSDWILSPDKR
- a CDS encoding tRNA-binding protein — translated: MSTITWQDFEKVSLNIGTIVKAEDYPEARHPAYIVHVDLGAEIGVKKSSAQITKHYDIDDLIGKQVICVTNFPPKQIGKLMSEILITGFPDENGDVVLSTVDIPVPNGAKLF
- a CDS encoding ferrous iron transport protein A: MRNLTHLKIHEKGIIKGFTDDVLSIKLMEMGCLPGAEISLQLIAPFGDPIAIEVAGYQLSLRKIEASSILLEEA
- the feoB gene encoding ferrous iron transport protein B, producing the protein MSTSKNLKIALVGNPNSGKSTLFNLLTGLKQKTGNFPGVTVDKKSGRMKLPNGQQAELIDLPGTYSIYPKTLDEQIVQEVLLDKGHDQHPDVIIVVADASNLKRNLLLFTQIRDLNIPMVLVLNMMDVAERRQLKIDLRGLSIDLGVKIIPTNSHTGDGVEVLKNVLIQPLVQSKKPFYQVKGLAEQTIDDIKGEFTLHEDYQAFQYAQQSVRLKFLAESERQRIEEIKKENGFYDVPTQSQETLGRYALISDIVDRNIKQSNDAKKATLSQRIDRITTHKVFGYLIFLALLTLIFQAIFAWAEGPMDLIEGSLASFSDWVKGALPEGVVNDLLTDGIIAGLAGVLVFIPQIAILFGFISLLEESGYMSRAVFLMDRVMRNFGLNGKSVVPLVSGMACAIPAIMATRNIENWKDRLITIFVTPFMSCSARLPVYTLLIALVVPDDYVFGLFNLKGLVLTGLYLLGFFAAILSALAMKFILKTKHKGYFVMELPGYKIPQWKNVGLTIFEKSKTFVVEAGKVIIAISILLWVLASYGFSDNFKNADTYVRQELPADVTNADYEIALNAYKLEHSLAGSFGKVIEPAIEPLGYDWKIGIALITSFAAREVFVGTMSTIYSIGANEDDELTIKEKLSKEINPKTGKPMYTMALGFSLMVFYAFAMQCMSTIAVVYRETKGWKWPIIQMVYMTAVAYLSALLTYNIFS
- a CDS encoding FecR domain-containing protein; translated protein: MEELMVKYLANELSEEERSEFEKQLVDNEDLKIELEDYLNLWAEGEQSDDLSFDKSQAWNAVADQIKPQTRIVSIERRPKYTFLKIAATLLIVLTAGYFLSETGRNGVNSLIGISSLTEVTTEAEMKEVTLPDGSIVKLNANSKLAYAKGFGETHRNVTLDGGANFDVERIESLPFVIGASKGKVEVLGTSFDVKAYPGKSVELNVTEGTVKFSSVEKEEQAEVVNAGEMAMLSEDGASIEKDIVVDQNYAAWWTRKLVFEKTPFEKVIKNLEETYWVKIDYSDALHNCELTATYENKSLDSVLDLIQVTFVNSQLKVVRTKENQIKLEGKACAN